A DNA window from Mytilus edulis chromosome 14, xbMytEdul2.2, whole genome shotgun sequence contains the following coding sequences:
- the LOC139502475 gene encoding ficolin-1-like — MLSLILCIGLVYGSVIPENPDTEVEMPLISNDDVPLVAKFDTKNLNKAIKTYINKTMEKTVLHHFSGLNILDILSKIKTERYPRDCEDIRESKSGIYKIYPPDIRGFETYCDMKTAGGGWLVFQKRQDGSVDFFRNWTDYKNGFGDLTGEFWLGNSKIHEITTKNEYELYILMEDLEGEQRYARYKTFYIGDIQSKFTLEIGGYSGNAGDSLDTIHHKNQPFSTLDRDSSSNCVEQFKGGW; from the exons ATGTTGTCTTTAATATTGTGTATTGGACTTGTATATGGATCAGTTATACCCGAAAACCCGGATACGGAAGTTGAGATGCCACTCATCAGTAACGACGATGTTCCGCTGGTTGCTAAGTTTGATACTAAAAATCTGAATAAGGCAATAAagacatacattaataaaactatGGAAAAGACTGTTCTGCACCATTTTTCCGGATTAAATATATTGGATATATTGTCTAAAATTAAGACAG AAAGATATCCTAGAGATTGCGAAGATATCAGAGAGTCAAAAAGtggtatatacaaaatatatcctCCAGACATCCGTGGATTTGAAACATACTGTGACATGAAGACCGCAGGCGGGGGTTGGTTG GTTTTCCAGAAAAGGCAGGATGGGAGTGTTGACTTCTTTAGGAACTGGACGGATTACAAAAACGGGTTTGGTGACTTAACAGGAGAATTCTGGTTAG GTAATTCTAAAATCCATGAAATTACcacaaaaaatgaatatgaacTGTACATACTAATGGAGGATCTCGAAGGAGAACAGAGATATGCGAGGTACAAGACGTTTTATATAGGAGACATACAGTCAAAATTTACTTTAGAAATTGGAGGCTACAGCGGAAACGCAG GGGATTCGTTGGACACAATCCATCACAAAAATCAGCCGTTTTCAACACTGGATAGAGACAGTTCGAGCAATTGTGTAGAGCAGTTTAAAGGTGGATGGTAA
- the LOC139504259 gene encoding fibrinogen-like protein A — MRIWCKKIGTVNFIKQNTPFYYTEKYPRDCEDVRESKSGIYKIYPSDIRGFETYCDMTTAGGGWLVFQRRLDRSVDFFRNWTDYKNGLGDLIGEFWLGNSRIHEITTTDEYELYILMEDVEGEQKYARYKTFYIGDIQSKFTLDIGDYIGNAGL; from the exons atgcgcatctggtgcaagaaaattggtaccgttaattttattaaacagAATACACCATTTTATTATACAGAAAAATATCCTAGAGATTGCGAAGATGTCAGAGAGTCAAAAAGtggtatatacaaaatatatccaTCAGATATCCGTGGATTTGAAACATACTGTGACATGACGACTGCAGGCGGGGGTTGGTTG GTTTTCCAGAGAAGGCTAGATAGAAGTGTTGACTTCTTCAGAAACTGGACAGATTACAAAAACGGGTTGGGTGACTTGATAGGGGAATTTTGGTTAG GTAATTCAAGAATCCACGAAATTACCACAACAGATGAATATGAACTGTACATACTAATGGAGGATGTTGAAGGAGAACAGAAATATGCGAGGTACAAGACGTTTTATATAGGAGACATACAGTCAAAATTTACTCTAGACATCGGAGACTACATCGGGAACGCAGGTCTGTAA